Proteins from one Cryptomeria japonica chromosome 4, Sugi_1.0, whole genome shotgun sequence genomic window:
- the LOC131076222 gene encoding cytochrome P450 750A1-like → MASLSGFPASLNATNVIKEGEYAPAIATVCALIVFLWVLHRKNTLGLRLPPGPFAWPIIGNLNQLRKLPHRDLHELAKKYGPIMMLKLGSVRTVVVSSSAMAKEFLKTHDMLFASRPASAVGKYIGYNNKDLIFAPYGAYWRHMRKLCVVELLNSKRIDSFRCVREKEMLALVRLVWEMSGQGRKPVNLTNLVSSFGQAVMWQILSGTKVSIHGDAHLGGHGEEIKKMVSETIATIGAVNIGDFIPYLDWLDLQGVKQRMKKVHSSFDQVISKIIEEHQQRRREFHKEHELQSQTKDIIDVLLEMESLDGREITEEHIKAIVFDMFLAGVETTSTATDWAMSWILKNPGVAKKMQEEIDSVVGRERSVSEDDLASMEYVQCVAKETLRLYPVAPLMVPHESTQDCIVGGYFIPERSRLIVNAWAIGRDPSLWKDPLEFKPERFMGKNVDIVRDKDFFDMVPFGAGRRGCPGAAMAIVTMNLLLAQLIHCFEWSVEGDLDMTEVFGATTPRSVDLLARPTLRLSTCP, encoded by the exons ATGGCTTCTCTTTCTGGGTTTCCTGCATCTTTGAATGCAACAAATGTAATAAAAGAAGGTGAATATGCTCCAGCAATAGCTACAGTATGTGCACTCATAGTTTTCTTGTGGGTTTTGCACAGGAAGAATACATTGGGACTCAGATTGCCCCCGGGACCGTTTGCATGGCCCATTATTGGAAATCTGAACCAGCTGAGGAAGCTTCCTCATCGCGATCTTCATGAACTTGCTAAGAAATATGGGCCCATTATGATGTTGAAATTGGGTTCTGTTCGCACTGTTGTGGTTTCTTCTTCTGCCATGGCCAAGGAGTTCTTGAAAACCCACGATATGCTTTTTGCCAGCCGACCTGCTTCTGCTGTGGGAAAATACATCGGCTATAATAACAAGGATCTGATATTTGCACCTTACGGGGCTTATTGGAGACATATGAGAAAGCTGTGTGTGGTAGAATTGCTGAATAGCAAAAGGATCGATTCCTTCAGATGTGTACGAGAGAAAGAAATGCTTGCCCTTGTTCGTTTAGTGTGGGAGATGTCTGGGCAGGGTAGGAAGCCTGTTAATCTGACCAACTTGGTTTCATCGTTTGGACAGGCTGTTATGTGGCAAATTCTTTCCGGTACCAAAGTTTCTATTCATGGTGATGCTCATCTGGGTGGTCATGGCGAAGAGATAAAGAAGATGGTATCAGAGACGATTGCTACAATAGGAGCTGTCAATATCGGGGACTTCATTCCTTACTTGGACTGGTTGGACTTGCAAGGAGTGAAGCAGCGCATGAAAAAGGTACACAGTTCCTTCGACCAAGTGATAAGTAAAATAATAGAGGAGCACCAGCAGCGCAGGAGGGAGTTTCACAAGGAGCATGAGTTGCAGTCTCAGACTAAGGACATCATTGACGTGCTGTTGGAAATGGAGAGTCTCGATGGAAGGGAAATCACAGAAGAACACATTAAAGCCATTGTTTTT GATATGTTCTTGGCTGGAGTTGAAACGACGTCTACTGCGACAGATTGGGCAATGAGTTGGATTCTTAAGAACCCCGGCGTGGCCAAAAAAATGCAAGAGGAAATCGATTCAGTGGTAGGCAGAGAGAGGAGTGTAAGTGAGGATGATCTAGCAAGCATGGAGTACGTGCAGTGTGTGGCGAAGGAGACGCTGAGGTTATATCCAGTAGCACCGTTGATGGTTCCACACGAATCCACACAAGATTGTATAGTTGGTGGATACTTTATTCCTGAGAGAAGCAGGCTTATTGTCAATGCTTGGGCTATTGGAAGAGATCCATCCCTGTGGAAAGATCCCCTGGAATTCAAGCCGGAGAGATTTATGGGTAAGAATGTTGATATTGTGAGAGACAAAGACTTTTTTGATATGGTGCCGTTTGGAGCAGGAAGGAGAGGATGCCCAGGGGCAGCCATGGCCATTGTGACCATGAACCTTCTTCTAGCACAGCTAATTCACTGTTTTGAGTGGAGCGTGGAAGGGGATTTGGATATGACGGAGGTATTTGGAGCCACTACGCCCAGAAGTGTGGACCTTCTCGCTCGTCCTACACTTAGGCTATCCACCTGCCCTTGA